In a genomic window of Lacrimispora sp. BS-2:
- a CDS encoding response regulator transcription factor: MSRILIVEDEESIAELEKDYLELSGFEVEIENDGEEGLHMALHEDFDLVILDLMLPGVDGFEICRKVREVKNTPIIMVSAKKEDIDKIRGLGLGADDYITKPFSPSEMVARVKAHLARYERLIGSGVPDNEIIEIRGLKIDKTARRVWVNGEEKNFTTKEFDLLTFLAQNPNHVFTKEELFNKIWDMESIGDIATVTVHIKKIREKIEFNTAKPQYIETIWGVGYRFKV; the protein is encoded by the coding sequence ATGAGCAGAATTCTGATAGTAGAAGATGAAGAAAGCATTGCAGAGCTGGAGAAGGATTATCTGGAGCTGAGCGGATTTGAGGTTGAGATTGAGAATGACGGAGAAGAAGGACTTCATATGGCACTCCACGAGGACTTTGATCTGGTGATCCTGGATCTTATGCTGCCGGGAGTGGATGGCTTTGAAATATGCAGGAAGGTCAGGGAAGTAAAAAACACCCCCATCATCATGGTCTCCGCCAAAAAAGAGGATATCGATAAGATCAGGGGACTGGGCCTGGGGGCTGATGATTACATCACAAAACCCTTTAGCCCAAGTGAGATGGTTGCCCGTGTAAAAGCCCATCTGGCCCGTTATGAAAGGCTGATCGGAAGCGGAGTGCCGGACAATGAGATCATTGAGATCCGGGGCCTTAAAATCGATAAAACAGCCAGACGGGTATGGGTCAATGGAGAGGAAAAGAACTTTACCACAAAGGAATTTGACCTATTAACTTTCCTTGCACAGAATCCTAACCATGTATTTACGAAAGAAGAATTGTTCAATAAAATATGGGATATGGAATCCATTGGCGATATCGCCACGGTTACCGTTCATATTAAGAAAATCAGGGAAAAGATTGAGTTTAATACGGCAAAGCCTCAGTATATTGAGACTATTTGGGGAGTTGGATACCGGTTTAAGGTGTAA
- a CDS encoding DUF6062 family protein: protein MKEKLYEIPLNDALDADDECLFCYLERKAEQELMDFVLGSCASYMESDTREATDRSGFCRIHQKKMFDYGNALGNGWILKTYYKKLIKEMKEEFKEFAPGKTSLKDRLTGKTGNCNSISAWIQGKEKTCYICDRFSETYERYAATFFHLYKKDPVFREKLNKSKGFCLHHFADLCTGADKYLNDRERKEFYPAIFQIMEQNMERISGDVDWFIEKFDYLNRDADWKQSKDAIQRGMQKLRGGYPADPAYKQR, encoded by the coding sequence ATGAAGGAAAAATTATATGAGATACCGCTAAATGACGCCTTGGATGCAGATGACGAGTGCCTGTTCTGCTATCTCGAGAGAAAAGCGGAACAAGAGCTTATGGATTTTGTATTAGGTTCCTGCGCTTCCTATATGGAAAGTGATACAAGAGAAGCCACGGACCGGTCAGGCTTTTGCCGGATCCATCAAAAGAAAATGTTTGATTATGGAAATGCCCTGGGAAACGGCTGGATATTAAAAACCTATTATAAGAAACTGATAAAGGAAATGAAGGAGGAATTTAAGGAGTTTGCTCCCGGAAAAACCTCCTTAAAGGACCGGCTTACAGGAAAAACAGGAAATTGCAATTCCATCAGCGCCTGGATCCAAGGGAAGGAAAAGACCTGCTATATATGCGACCGGTTTTCTGAAACCTATGAGCGGTATGCAGCAACCTTTTTCCACTTATATAAAAAGGATCCTGTTTTCCGGGAAAAGCTTAATAAAAGCAAGGGATTCTGCCTTCACCACTTTGCTGATCTGTGCACCGGAGCGGATAAATATTTAAATGACAGGGAACGGAAGGAGTTTTATCCTGCCATTTTTCAGATCATGGAGCAAAATATGGAGCGGATATCCGGCGATGTGGACTGGTTCATTGAGAAATTTGATTACTTAAACCGGGATGCGGACTGGAAGCAGTCAAAGGACGCCATTCAGCGCGGGATGCAAAAGCTGCGGGGCGGTTATCCGGCAGACCCGGCCTATAAACAGCGGTAA
- a CDS encoding AraC family transcriptional regulator: MKKESLYHYSEFSEPFSCDFTTSHIAGNVDFHMHNSHEIYLLMDGHIQYFVENSCYDMKPGSLILFSNREIHKAINTTSEAFTRLVIHVNPAFIRPYCTPDTNLLECFHREPAIGNLVLLSKEEYGSLVSMAQSLHEAIKNRCSYGSDLTAMTTLIQILILINIAWQKTSPGGAAPKPHRTQAIMNYIDKNLTTPMTLDSISQALSLDKYYISHLFKSETESSIFQYIVVKRVALAKELLIQGHTVSEACHLSGFHDYSNFIRTFRQTTGYTPGQFKRLSR, encoded by the coding sequence ATGAAAAAGGAAAGCCTTTACCATTACAGCGAATTTTCCGAGCCCTTCAGCTGCGATTTTACCACCAGCCATATTGCCGGAAATGTGGATTTTCACATGCATAACAGCCATGAAATCTATCTGCTCATGGACGGACACATCCAGTATTTTGTGGAAAATTCCTGCTATGATATGAAGCCGGGCAGCCTGATCCTGTTTTCCAACCGGGAGATCCATAAGGCCATTAACACCACAAGTGAAGCCTTCACCCGCCTGGTCATTCACGTAAATCCCGCCTTTATCCGCCCTTACTGTACCCCTGACACTAACCTTTTGGAGTGTTTCCACCGGGAACCTGCCATAGGCAATCTGGTCCTGCTTTCAAAAGAAGAATATGGGAGCCTGGTTTCCATGGCTCAGAGCCTTCATGAGGCAATAAAAAATCGCTGCTCCTACGGCAGCGATCTAACAGCAATGACCACATTGATCCAGATCCTTATTCTCATTAACATAGCCTGGCAAAAAACAAGTCCCGGAGGGGCAGCACCAAAGCCCCACCGGACCCAGGCGATCATGAATTATATTGATAAAAACTTAACAACTCCCATGACCCTGGATTCTATTTCCCAGGCTCTTTCCCTTGATAAATATTATATCAGCCACTTATTTAAATCTGAGACAGAAAGCAGCATTTTCCAGTATATCGTGGTAAAGCGTGTAGCCCTGGCAAAGGAGCTGCTTATCCAGGGACATACGGTTTCAGAGGCCTGCCATCTATCAGGATTTCATGATTATTCCAACTTTATCCGCACCTTCCGCCAGACCACCGGCTATACGCCCGGACAGTTTAAGCGGTTAAGCCGGTAG
- a CDS encoding Gfo/Idh/MocA family oxidoreductase, translated as MVRVGVIGCGNIGGVHAVVLNDIKQVRICALADIRLERAEEYSARFTAGKAKAYESMENMLEKEELDVVHICTPHYCHVPMAAAALKKGLHVFMEKPPAISREQFEELLMISGQSSGRLGICFQNRYNETTKKVNELLTQGTLGRIKGGRAFVTWHRDASYYTESGWRGKLETEGGGALINQSIHALDLLLSWLGKPVRTEGSMSNHHLKGIVEVEDTLEAYMAFTEGAEPVSASFYATTAYAMDAPVFLELACEKGFIRLEGNSVWYQTEGQEEPVVWKAKKTSLPGKTYWGGGHEACIRDFYDCLETGKACFNDLASVQNTFYTMMDIYDSARNEGR; from the coding sequence ATGGTTCGGGTTGGGGTAATCGGATGCGGAAACATCGGGGGAGTTCACGCCGTGGTACTGAATGATATAAAACAGGTCCGGATCTGCGCTCTGGCAGATATCCGCCTGGAACGGGCAGAGGAATATTCGGCCCGCTTTACGGCCGGAAAGGCAAAGGCTTATGAATCCATGGAGAATATGCTTGAAAAGGAAGAGCTTGACGTAGTTCATATCTGCACGCCCCACTACTGCCATGTGCCCATGGCGGCAGCGGCCTTAAAGAAAGGGCTTCATGTATTCATGGAAAAGCCGCCTGCCATAAGCAGAGAGCAATTTGAAGAGCTTTTAATGATTTCCGGCCAGAGCAGCGGAAGGTTAGGTATCTGTTTCCAGAACCGGTATAATGAAACCACGAAAAAGGTAAATGAGCTTTTGACCCAGGGAACTCTTGGCAGGATAAAAGGCGGAAGGGCCTTTGTGACCTGGCACAGGGATGCTTCCTATTACACAGAAAGCGGCTGGAGGGGAAAGCTTGAGACAGAGGGCGGCGGGGCGTTAATCAACCAATCTATACACGCTCTGGATCTGCTTCTTTCCTGGCTCGGAAAACCTGTAAGAACGGAAGGATCTATGAGCAACCACCACTTGAAAGGAATCGTTGAGGTGGAGGACACCCTGGAAGCCTATATGGCTTTTACGGAAGGAGCAGAGCCGGTAAGCGCCAGCTTTTATGCAACTACCGCCTACGCCATGGATGCGCCGGTTTTTTTAGAGCTTGCCTGTGAAAAAGGGTTTATCCGCCTGGAAGGAAATTCTGTCTGGTATCAGACGGAGGGACAGGAGGAGCCTGTGGTGTGGAAGGCAAAAAAAACTTCCCTTCCGGGAAAAACCTATTGGGGCGGCGGACACGAAGCCTGTATCAGAGATTTTTATGATTGTTTGGAAACCGGGAAGGCCTGTTTCAATGACCTGGCCTCGGTTCAGAATACATTTTACACCATGATGGATATTTATGATTCCGCAAGAAATGAGGGGAGATAG
- a CDS encoding Gfo/Idh/MocA family oxidoreductase: protein MDKVRLGIIGIGNMGSGHLKNILEGNVPEMEVTAVADRQEGRRIWAQEHLPDSVAVFEEGKDLITAGVCDGVLIAVPHYQHPELTIDAMNHGLHVMCEKPAGVYTRQVQEMNDAAKKSDKVFGMMFNQRTNCIYRKMHELVTGGELGAIKRVNWIVTDWYRTQSYYDSGSWRATWDGEGGGVLLNQCPHNMDLIQWICGMPSKVQAFCHNGKWHDIEVEDDVTAYMEYPNGATGVFVTTTADAPGTNRFEITLEMGKLVCENHKLMLHKLSENERTFCKTAKGGFDTPECTVTEVMTDGENEQHVGVLKAFAGKILHGTPLIAEGVEGINGLTLSNAMHLSSWLKREVELPFDEDLFLEELNKRRRESGKKEGTGVVFDTEGSY, encoded by the coding sequence ATGGACAAGGTAAGACTGGGTATTATCGGAATTGGAAACATGGGGAGCGGTCACTTAAAGAATATTCTGGAGGGAAACGTTCCGGAGATGGAAGTGACTGCGGTGGCGGACCGCCAGGAAGGCAGAAGAATCTGGGCACAGGAGCATTTGCCGGATTCAGTTGCTGTTTTTGAGGAGGGAAAGGATCTGATTACGGCAGGTGTATGCGATGGGGTCTTAATTGCGGTGCCTCATTACCAGCATCCGGAGCTGACCATTGATGCCATGAACCACGGACTGCATGTGATGTGTGAAAAGCCTGCGGGAGTTTACACCAGGCAGGTTCAGGAAATGAATGATGCGGCTAAAAAAAGCGACAAGGTCTTTGGCATGATGTTCAACCAGAGGACCAACTGCATTTACCGGAAAATGCATGAGCTTGTAACCGGCGGGGAGCTGGGAGCCATCAAACGGGTCAACTGGATCGTAACGGACTGGTACCGCACTCAGTCCTACTATGACTCAGGAAGCTGGAGAGCCACCTGGGATGGGGAAGGCGGCGGTGTGCTGCTAAACCAGTGCCCCCATAACATGGACTTAATCCAGTGGATCTGTGGAATGCCAAGTAAGGTACAGGCATTCTGCCACAACGGAAAATGGCATGACATTGAAGTGGAAGATGATGTAACGGCTTATATGGAATATCCGAACGGAGCTACAGGAGTCTTTGTCACCACAACCGCAGATGCGCCTGGAACCAACCGGTTTGAGATCACTTTGGAAATGGGCAAGCTGGTCTGCGAAAACCATAAGCTCATGCTTCATAAGCTGTCGGAAAACGAGCGCACCTTCTGCAAAACAGCAAAGGGCGGGTTTGATACCCCGGAATGCACGGTGACAGAAGTCATGACAGATGGAGAGAATGAACAGCATGTAGGTGTTTTAAAGGCATTTGCAGGGAAGATCCTTCATGGCACTCCTTTGATTGCGGAAGGCGTGGAAGGAATTAACGGGCTGACCTTATCAAATGCCATGCATTTATCCAGCTGGTTAAAGCGGGAGGTGGAGCTCCCCTTTGATGAGGACTTATTCCTGGAGGAACTTAATAAGCGCCGCAGGGAATCCGGGAAAAAGGAAGGGACCGGCGTGGTATTTGACACAGAAGGAAGCTATTAG
- a CDS encoding sugar phosphate isomerase/epimerase, which translates to MWDGILLSGFADEIDMDLGKQIEVLKKLDIHHVEMRGVNGKGLVEHSINEVKEIKKQLDEAGIRLSSVGSPIGKIKITDDFAPHMELYRHTVEIAHVMEVPYIRMFSFFMPENESYAPYRGKVMDQLGQFADYAKTSQAVLLHENEKDIYGDVADRCMEIMKEFYGEHFKAVFDFANFVQCKQDTLEAYEMLKPYIAYIHVKDALWSDASVVPAGMGNGHVEEILKVLKAGRYKGFLSLEPHLSDFAGFHALEQNVSQKKKMSGEEAFTMAYESLKKILEKI; encoded by the coding sequence ATGTGGGATGGAATTTTATTATCTGGTTTTGCAGATGAAATCGATATGGACTTAGGAAAGCAGATTGAAGTATTAAAGAAGCTGGATATTCATCATGTGGAGATGCGGGGGGTTAACGGGAAGGGCCTGGTAGAGCATTCCATAAATGAAGTAAAGGAAATCAAAAAGCAGCTTGATGAGGCGGGAATCCGTTTATCCTCTGTGGGCTCTCCCATTGGAAAGATAAAAATCACCGATGATTTTGCCCCTCACATGGAGCTTTACAGGCATACAGTGGAAATTGCCCATGTGATGGAAGTTCCATACATCCGTATGTTCAGCTTTTTCATGCCTGAGAATGAAAGCTATGCTCCTTACCGTGGAAAGGTCATGGACCAGCTGGGACAGTTTGCAGACTACGCAAAGACCAGCCAGGCCGTACTTCTTCATGAGAATGAAAAGGATATTTACGGAGATGTGGCGGACCGTTGCATGGAAATCATGAAGGAATTCTACGGGGAGCACTTTAAAGCAGTCTTTGACTTTGCCAATTTCGTTCAGTGCAAACAGGACACCCTGGAAGCTTATGAGATGTTAAAGCCCTACATTGCCTATATTCATGTAAAGGATGCCCTGTGGTCCGATGCCAGCGTGGTTCCAGCAGGCATGGGAAACGGACATGTGGAAGAAATCTTAAAGGTGCTGAAAGCCGGACGATATAAAGGATTTTTATCTCTGGAGCCCCATTTAAGTGATTTTGCAGGGTTTCATGCCTTGGAGCAGAATGTTTCCCAAAAGAAAAAGATGAGCGGAGAAGAAGCATTTACCATGGCATATGAATCTCTTAAAAAGATATTAGAAAAAATCTAA
- a CDS encoding DeoR/GlpR family DNA-binding transcription regulator — protein MRISRIDQLEQYILEHRTASIDALCEEFEISKNTLRRDLDILVARGTVEKVYGGVIACENASPVPNLVAFHERAGKNAQSKQRIAALAASFVRERDIIFIDSGTTTMNIVDHLAHLNMVTVITNSLQVINKSMNYPNINLIVLPGSLKRNTASLVGSACVEYLEDYNIVRAFMACTGVSLQAGVCNASTEEYIIKKTALKKSQKHYLLADSSKFGRTSLMTFGEIGQFDYILTEQMPDDEFSSSCRELGCTIEIASEP, from the coding sequence ATGAGAATTTCCCGAATCGACCAACTGGAACAATATATACTGGAGCACAGAACAGCCTCCATTGATGCCCTGTGTGAAGAGTTTGAAATTTCAAAAAACACCCTTCGCCGGGACTTAGATATCCTTGTTGCCCGGGGTACCGTGGAAAAGGTCTACGGCGGCGTCATTGCATGTGAAAATGCGTCCCCTGTCCCCAATCTGGTCGCCTTCCATGAACGTGCCGGCAAAAATGCCCAGAGCAAGCAGAGGATCGCCGCACTGGCCGCTTCCTTTGTGCGGGAGAGGGATATCATATTCATTGACAGCGGGACCACCACCATGAACATTGTGGATCACCTGGCCCATTTGAACATGGTAACGGTTATTACCAACAGCCTCCAGGTCATCAACAAATCCATGAATTATCCAAACATTAACCTGATCGTTCTGCCCGGGTCTTTAAAAAGGAATACCGCTTCCCTGGTAGGCAGCGCCTGCGTGGAATACTTAGAGGATTATAACATTGTCCGGGCATTTATGGCCTGCACAGGAGTTTCCCTTCAGGCCGGGGTCTGCAACGCTTCCACAGAGGAATACATCATTAAGAAAACGGCGTTAAAAAAGAGCCAAAAGCATTATCTTCTGGCAGATTCCTCAAAATTTGGGCGTACCTCTCTCATGACCTTCGGAGAGATCGGGCAGTTTGATTATATATTGACCGAGCAGATGCCTGATGATGAATTCAGCTCCAGCTGCCGGGAATTGGGCTGTACCATTGAGATCGCGTCTGAACCATAG
- a CDS encoding class II fructose-bisphosphate aldolase: MGLVKMKELLNQASEKNRAVGAFSVGNLEMVKGAVKAAEDMNTPIILQIAEVRLPHSPLTLMGPMMVEAAKNAKVDIAVHLDHGKTIQVLKQALDYGFTSVMMDGSNLPFEENMAKTLEAVNLAREYGATVEAELGLVGGSEDGSTDEGIRCTNPEDAGTFCQRTGVDALAVAIGNAHGNYPVAPRLAFDVLEAIDQKTNVPLVLHGGTGITPEDFRKAIGLGIRKINIATASFDSLTKEAAKYLESEGKHDYFGLNEAMVQGVYENVKQHIRIFSCVEPLT, encoded by the coding sequence ATGGGATTAGTAAAAATGAAGGAATTGCTGAATCAGGCCTCAGAAAAAAACAGGGCGGTCGGAGCCTTCAGCGTGGGAAACCTTGAGATGGTGAAGGGAGCTGTAAAGGCAGCAGAAGATATGAATACTCCCATTATCTTACAGATCGCGGAAGTGCGTCTTCCCCATTCCCCGCTGACCCTGATGGGACCCATGATGGTGGAGGCGGCAAAGAATGCAAAGGTCGACATCGCAGTTCATTTAGATCACGGCAAGACCATTCAGGTGTTAAAGCAGGCCTTGGATTATGGGTTCACCTCCGTGATGATGGATGGTTCCAACCTTCCATTTGAAGAGAATATGGCAAAGACCCTGGAAGCGGTTAATCTTGCCAGGGAATATGGAGCCACCGTAGAAGCGGAGCTTGGACTGGTGGGCGGCAGCGAGGATGGGAGCACGGATGAGGGGATCCGCTGCACGAATCCTGAAGATGCCGGAACTTTTTGCCAGAGGACCGGCGTGGACGCTTTGGCAGTAGCAATCGGTAATGCCCACGGAAATTATCCGGTGGCTCCCAGACTGGCCTTTGATGTTCTGGAAGCCATTGATCAGAAGACCAACGTACCTCTGGTTCTTCACGGCGGGACCGGAATTACTCCGGAGGACTTTAGGAAAGCCATAGGTCTTGGAATCCGGAAGATCAACATTGCCACGGCCAGCTTTGACAGTCTGACTAAGGAAGCTGCAAAGTATCTGGAATCGGAAGGAAAACATGATTATTTCGGGCTGAATGAAGCCATGGTTCAGGGAGTGTATGAGAATGTAAAGCAGCATATCAGGATCTTTAGCTGTGTGGAGCCGCTTACATAA
- a CDS encoding CoA-acylating methylmalonate-semialdehyde dehydrogenase, translating to MGEVKKLKYLVNGQWKESTTDKYSDAYDPSTGEVIAKVPCCTPAEVEEAVEAAKAAFPSWSSTPVIKRVQVLYKLRDLLIEHMDELTMLVAKENGKNWEEAQGDVLKAKEGTEQAISAPSLMMGDSLMDASTGFDTVLYRMPLGVFAGIVPFNFPAMIPMGWMTPMCIACGNTIVLKAASFTPQTCMRIAELYKEAGLPDGVINIVTCSRKEAEILLTHPDIKGISFVGSTSVGMHIYSTAAATGKRVQALCEAKNHALVLNDAPVKRVAAGIINSSFGCAGERCMALPVIVAQEGIADALVAEIIAQAKTLKVGPAYDKSTKLGPVVNKAHKDSIVKWIEKGLEEGAELVLDGRDIAVEGCKGGFYLGPTIFDHVTPDMSIGEKEIFGSVLCIKRVKTFEEGLKIMNANPYANGSVIFTQSGHYAREFARHTDGGMIGINVGIPVPVGMFPFNGKKLSFIGDLHCLGKDGYRFFTENKVVTSRWFDEETGESTNVNTWDGTI from the coding sequence ATGGGAGAAGTAAAAAAATTAAAGTATCTTGTAAATGGCCAATGGAAGGAATCAACAACAGATAAGTATTCTGATGCCTACGATCCCAGTACCGGCGAAGTAATTGCCAAAGTACCATGCTGTACTCCGGCAGAAGTGGAAGAAGCTGTGGAGGCAGCCAAAGCGGCGTTTCCGTCCTGGTCATCTACTCCTGTGATAAAAAGAGTCCAGGTACTTTATAAGCTCAGGGATCTGCTCATAGAGCATATGGATGAACTGACCATGCTGGTAGCAAAAGAGAATGGTAAAAACTGGGAAGAGGCTCAGGGTGATGTACTGAAAGCCAAAGAAGGTACCGAACAGGCCATAAGTGCCCCGTCACTGATGATGGGAGACAGCCTGATGGACGCTTCCACCGGATTTGATACGGTGCTGTACCGTATGCCTCTGGGGGTATTTGCCGGCATCGTGCCATTTAATTTCCCGGCAATGATACCTATGGGCTGGATGACCCCCATGTGTATCGCCTGCGGCAACACCATAGTACTAAAGGCAGCATCCTTTACCCCACAAACCTGTATGCGGATCGCAGAACTGTATAAAGAAGCAGGGCTGCCGGATGGCGTTATTAATATTGTCACCTGCTCCAGAAAAGAAGCAGAGATTCTTCTCACCCATCCCGACATCAAAGGAATCAGCTTCGTAGGTTCTACATCTGTAGGCATGCATATTTACTCCACTGCTGCAGCCACAGGTAAGAGAGTTCAGGCTCTCTGCGAAGCCAAGAACCATGCCCTGGTTTTAAATGATGCTCCGGTAAAGCGGGTAGCTGCGGGAATTATTAATTCTTCTTTCGGATGCGCGGGAGAAAGATGTATGGCTCTGCCTGTTATAGTAGCACAGGAGGGAATAGCCGATGCCCTTGTGGCGGAGATAATAGCTCAGGCCAAGACTCTTAAAGTGGGTCCTGCCTATGATAAGAGCACAAAACTCGGCCCGGTTGTAAATAAGGCTCATAAAGATTCCATTGTGAAGTGGATCGAAAAAGGATTAGAAGAAGGTGCAGAGCTTGTACTGGATGGACGGGACATTGCAGTCGAAGGCTGCAAAGGCGGTTTTTACTTAGGACCCACAATATTTGATCATGTGACGCCCGACATGAGCATAGGAGAAAAAGAAATCTTCGGATCGGTACTGTGCATCAAGAGAGTGAAGACCTTTGAAGAGGGATTGAAGATAATGAATGCCAATCCATATGCAAATGGTTCTGTTATCTTTACCCAGAGTGGTCACTATGCCAGAGAGTTTGCCAGACACACGGACGGCGGTATGATCGGCATCAATGTAGGAATTCCGGTTCCGGTAGGCATGTTTCCTTTCAACGGCAAGAAACTGTCGTTCATCGGAGATCTGCACTGCTTAGGCAAGGACGGATATAGATTCTTCACAGAAAATAAAGTTGTCACCAGCAGGTGGTTCGACGAAGAAACCGGAGAATCCACAAACGTGAATACCTGGGATGGCACAATCTAA
- the iolC gene encoding 5-dehydro-2-deoxygluconokinase gives MEYIKFDETRELDLILLGRVAIDFNPAYNEYVKEEFKPLKKVHMFEKFVGGSPANIAVGVTRHGMKAGFIGKVSDDQFGEFVVDYFNEQGIDTTHITKCKNGEKLGLTFTEMLSSSDSNILMYRNCIADLQLDVEDIDEGYIRKAKAILISGTALAQSPSREAALKAVMLAKRNDVRIIFDIDYRAYNWKNEDEISIYYSTVAKEADIIMGSREEFNLTEKLIKPGMTDEESASLWQSYRARIVVIKHGMKGSTAYTCDGQSFSIKPFPVEARKGFGGGDGYGSGFLYGLYQGWDIIDCLEFGSAEASMMVKSNNCSDSLPTPEEVHAFIKEEKEKFGEMIARV, from the coding sequence ATGGAATATATAAAATTTGATGAAACCAGAGAGTTGGATTTAATTCTTCTTGGAAGGGTAGCTATTGATTTCAATCCGGCTTATAATGAGTATGTAAAAGAGGAATTCAAGCCGTTAAAAAAGGTGCACATGTTTGAAAAGTTTGTGGGAGGTTCTCCGGCTAACATTGCAGTAGGTGTGACCAGACATGGCATGAAGGCAGGATTCATCGGGAAAGTATCGGATGACCAGTTCGGTGAATTTGTAGTGGATTATTTCAATGAACAGGGAATCGATACCACTCATATTACAAAATGCAAAAATGGAGAAAAGCTGGGACTGACCTTCACGGAAATGCTTTCTTCCAGTGACAGCAATATCCTGATGTACCGGAACTGCATTGCTGACTTGCAGCTGGACGTAGAAGACATAGACGAAGGGTATATCAGGAAAGCAAAAGCAATTTTGATATCAGGTACGGCGCTTGCACAAAGCCCGTCAAGAGAAGCAGCCCTTAAGGCGGTCATGCTGGCAAAGAGAAACGATGTCAGGATTATCTTTGATATTGATTACAGGGCCTATAACTGGAAAAATGAGGATGAAATATCCATTTACTATTCCACAGTTGCCAAAGAAGCTGATATTATTATGGGATCAAGGGAAGAATTTAACCTGACGGAAAAACTGATCAAACCGGGCATGACAGACGAAGAGAGTGCATCCCTGTGGCAGAGCTATCGTGCCAGGATCGTGGTCATCAAGCATGGAATGAAGGGGTCTACTGCATATACCTGCGACGGACAGTCATTTTCCATCAAGCCGTTCCCGGTAGAGGCCAGAAAAGGATTTGGCGGCGGTGACGGATATGGTTCAGGCTTCCTGTACGGTCTTTACCAGGGCTGGGATATTATTGACTGCCTGGAGTTTGGTTCTGCAGAGGCTTCCATGATGGTAAAGAGCAATAATTGCTCGGATTCCCTGCCCACACCGGAGGAAGTGCATGCATTTATAAAAGAAGAAAAGGAAAAGTTTGGTGAAATGATTGCCCGTGTATAA